A window of Zalophus californianus isolate mZalCal1 chromosome 12, mZalCal1.pri.v2, whole genome shotgun sequence genomic DNA:
agggagcccgatgcagggctcgatcccaggactctgggatcatgacctgagccaaaggcagatgacgcttaacgactgagccacccaggcgccccaggtgttAGGTATTAAGCCgtttggtgacttggcctaagTGGCTTGGGCCTGTGGGTTTCCTTTTAATACCCCAAAGAAACAATATTATAAGTAATCTGGGCCCATGTCAGCCTAAAGCCAACCTAATTTTACCCATGGAATTCTTGGAGTATATGTAGTATCTACACTTACAACAATTTTATGAGTTGACTTCATTTTAAGTTCCAACTAGAGTCACCCAAAACAGATCTTCATTCAGTAGAATGAGGAGTTGAGAGAATATATTGAACATAGCAAACAATCAGATATTAAACTCTGGCTGTTGGTAACTTGTTAAACTAAGTcttcagaaaggaagacagatttCTGTATCTCCCTTTGTGTCCAAAAGGATAGAATGAAAATAAGATTTCCTTCAAAAGCTAGGAGCTATTtgtggttatctttttttttttttaactgtaaaagaaatgcatatccatttaaaaataaatgctagttTACTTAAAAGTAATGATAATCTCAACTTATTGCCaagtgatgcagaaaaagtgtgtgtatacacatgcaaCACAGATAAAAGCACATGTGGCCAAAAAATTAGCAGTTTGTGAATATAGATGATGTTTAtaaggttgtttattttctttcaacttctctgtaagtttgaaattttcccaaaaaagaagatggagattaaaaaaaaaaacaacaaacaggaATATTCCTTTATCTCCAATTCCCAATTTTAGTATGTGTGCTGCCGAAGCGAAGCACCCTTTATCTCCAATTCCCAACCCTATCCATTCTCCAGAGGTAAACTGTTAGCAGTCAAGCTTGTATCTTTTCaagcaagtttttaaaaaattcatttagaaaGATACAGAAGTATAATTTTttgcataaatggaatcatagtatACATAGGATTATACTGTATTTACTGATATTctgcttgctttttaaatttaacagtATGTActggttttctattgctgtgtaataaattaccacaaacttagcgacttaaaacaacacaaatatagAGTTTTGGAGATCAGAAATCTCTCTGGGCTAAAATCAAGCAGGGCTGTGTTTCTTCAGGGCACTTAGGGAAAATcgattttattgcttttttccaactttttagaGTCTCCTCCAgtccttggctcatggtccccTCCTCAGTCTTCAAAGTATCTTGAAGCTTAGCATCTTCAGATATCTTTGACACTTCTCTCTTAAAAGGACCCTTGTGAAATCAGTGGGCCCACTTGAATAACCCCCATCTTAAGATCTTTAATTGtgtctgcaaagtcccttttactTTGTAAGGTAACATATAGACAGATTTCAGGGATAGGACATGAACATCTCTGGAGGGCTCTTATTTTACCTACCACACTGTATATCATACCTAGCTTGCTTTATCAGTATATGTGAATCTAACATTCTTTTTAACAACTGTATAGAACTGATGTAAAATTTATGTAATCACTCTTATGAATatttagttttctaatttttatgtgaCAATAAATCCTACTaggaacattcttgtacatatcTGTGTGAATATATCAGTGTACCTGCgggataaattcctaaaactgctgggtcaaagggtaaatGTGTTACTGATTTGataatattgccaaattgccttccataCTGTTCTACCAGTTCACCTTCCCATAGCTACACCTATTTATTTCCCCATACTCTTGtaaacacaaaatattaataatctttttcatgtttttaatatagtaaaaattTTATTCCAAGTTGCATTTCCATCATTAAAAATGAGGTTGAGCATTATTGTATTACTTTCTTTTGGAATTTCAGATTAAACGTTTTGGACATAAAGAGCAACATATTTCATGATGGACTTCTGAGAATTTGGGTCCAtgatgtttgtatttatttaaaagcatgtttacactatactaaatgttttttaaataaaatagctatACATTAAGGTCAGTGGCTTCCCAAAAGAAAACATGTTGTAATAATTACCAAGACTTCTTAATAAGTAAGTGTATATTGGGCTTTGTTATTGattacaataaaatacaataatttatttccttgtttctaggttttgttttgttttttcttggtgttgaagtaattctgaattttttttttaactctgtaaCTACCAGCTTCATAGTATCAGCTTTGAATAAGTCTCCATTACCTCTTTGTCACATTCTACTTTCCTCCACACAATATGTGAAATCTCTGTGATACATAGAAAAgatagagaaatgcaaaatgtaaTTTGAGATTATCTATACTCAGCCTTCAGCTAACTGATCTTAAATGACTGATCTCTGAGAGAAAAGTTATTCCATCCATAACTCaaaccttttaaaaatcctttcaaacTGAAAACAATGGTTGCTTCTGAAGGTAGGGGCAGGAAGATGACTGGGTGGCCAGAGTGGTAGTGTCAAGGGTGGGAGGGAGTCTTCTTAGTGTATAGTCCttcttagtatttttaaagattgtaaatATGGACCTAGGTcacctatttaaaaaatcatttttaaagctcttttatAATTCTCCTGTGACTCAAGTGGCAGCTTGATTCATTCCATTGAGGTGTGGGAATATGAGCCTCATATCTCTCCACATTAAAGGTAGGATCTAAAAGTGATTCTTGGGTCGTCGCTGCCCTTGGTCGTGGGGTCGTTTTTGGCGTCAAGGCCGCAGCACTCAGGATGAACATAATTCAGATTGTTCGTGACCACTGGGTACATATACTTGTGCCTGCCCATGGGGTTTGTCCTTGGATGTTATCTAGACAGAATGATGAAAAGCTGACTGCCTTCCGGAACAAAAGTTTGTTGTTTAAAAGGGAATTGAGACCCAGTGAAGAAGTCACCTGGAAGTAAAGGCCCCCATGACTGAATTACagaatgttcatattttaaaaattaggagagAAATAACACATTCGTTATTTAGTTTGAAGTGTGATTCTTTTTATGCCGAAGCAGTCTTCCACATTTCAAGTAATAGGCACActtagcttaaaaataaattattgagtacttggaaaaaaaaaataaaagtgattcttAATCTCAAATTCCAACTTTAGtgtatacagttgaccctcgaacaatgtgggggttagagatgccatgtataacttttgactcccccaaaactttactaatagcctgttgactggaagcctcgctgataacatgaacagttgattaatacatattttggatgttatttgtatcatatactgtattcttacaataaagtaagctaaagaaaatgttaagaaaatcatacagaagggaaaatacattatagtactgtactgtattaaAATTTACCTGTATGTGGACCTATGTGGTTGAAAACTGTGTTCAAGGAGCAACTGTATATTACTACTATTGCAGTATAAATTCctgcataaatatattttgaaagaaaattaaatgtaaatcacCTAGAACTTATAAATCAATATGATAATCCAAGTCCCATGCGtttaattcttccttcctctccaaaAGTCTCATTGAAGtaacaaaaggaaatagaaacacagagaaaatgctGATAAACTTGGGTAATCAGAAGCTGAGGGTGTATActaaaaactttatttctaaagGACACAGTGTTGGAGAGATTTCTTTGAACTTTTCATTGATCGgttctcaatatttaaaaaaaaaacctgaaatgttGATTAATGCTCGCCCATTCAATCCTCCTGCCAACCCCCATGAAAAACATAGCTCAGAGCTACAAGTATTGTGAGCAAGGGagccagtttttttgttttgttttgtttttttgtttttttttgcaaggGAGACAGTTGATGGGAAGCAAACCTAGACCTTGGCTCACACTTCTCAGGCTTCTTTGTTGGACCTCTTCTACTCAATTCAGTAGGATGTTGGTTTTTCTCAGGGTTTCATGGCTTCAATTACCATCTATTTGATGATAGTTCCCAAGTGTAAATCTCCAGGCCAGTCACCACCACTCTACCCCCTATCTTCCTTTGCACATTAACATCTAAACACCTTTAAATCAGAAAGATGAAAAGACTTACAAatctttcctcttttcattctttttttctttttcctcttatgtATAAGCAGGTTTGCTGATAATGCCAAATGGCATTAGTAAGTGTGGCTTATCCTTACATCTGTCATTCAgagtttaaaagtatttttgccagggggcgcctgggtggctcagttggttgagcatcggactcttgatttcgactcaggttgtaatcttagggtcatgagatccagccctgctttggCTCTGAGCTAaatatggagtctgcttgggattctctctctccctctgaccccctcccgACAggcactctctcttgctctctaaagtaaataaaatttttttaaagattttgttaatttatttgctAGCGAGAGTGTACACACGTGTGCAagagagagtacagagggagaaacaggctccccaatgagcaaggagcccaatgcggggctcgatcccaggaccctgggatcatgacctgaactgaaggcagacacttaaccgactgagccaccccggcgtccctaaagtaaataaatcttaaaaaattatttctgcgagggctcctgggtggctcagtcagttaggctgTGGACTTGAGAtattgtctcaggtcatgatcccatgggtcatgagatagagccctgtgttgagctccacacagcgggaagtctgcttgagagtttctccctctgccccctccccccatttgcgCATGCTCTCAATTGCGCTCTCTCAAATCAAAAAATCTTAAAGTATTTTTgcggcgcgcctgggtggctcagtcgttaagtgtctgccttcagctcgggtcatgatcccagagtcctgggatcgagccccgcattgggctccctgctcagcgggaagcctgcttctccctctcccactccctctgctgtgttccctctctggctgtgtctctctctctctctgtcaaataaataaaatctttttttaaaaaaagtatttttatagtatttttgcCTATCCTGATAGGCAAAATGCTCCCTTTGATCATGATAAAACCTTTTGGCTAACATTGCTTACTATTTTAGGTTGAATTCTCTTACCCGCCCCTGATTCCAGGAGATGGACATGACAGCCACACTTTACCTGAAGAATGGAAGTATTTGCCCTTCCTTGCCTTACCAGATGGCGCACACAACTACCAGGAAGGTATGTAAACAATGGAACAATTAgtaggtgcctttttttttttttaatttaccaagaCATCTTAGATTCTAAGTATTTTGGTAAATCAAAGGCCTTTGGCTTCTTGTGactattcataaaatattttaaatgcttgtttAGAGATGACTAGTCATGCACTGGAAGATTTCCAGAGGAGTGCTGGGCTTATGTTGGTAATGTTAGTGAACGTTGGCCACTCTTTTGCCAGGAGCCCTGGCCAAAGTAAGTGGCCAGATTAGGACGTCTGCTGCTGGTAGCACTTCCTACATTCATACCTCAGACTCCTCTCAGAGGGAAACTAAAGGGCTTACCTGTACTGGCTACCAATTGACTAGGGCTCTAGCTGCAAACTTATTAGGTTAGTACTCCAATGCCTACCTGGGATTGCTTCTCCACCCCTGGAGCCACTGCTATTGCAGTGCTCTGCTTAAGTTTACATGTaaggggtggctggctggcttagttggtagagcgtgagactcttgatcttgggattgtaaattcaagccccatattgggtgtaaaAAAAGTTTGCAGATAAGAGGAACATGTTAACACCCTCAGAGAAAAAGCAATGCTGTGAAATTACTGCTGAGTCTCCTATGACCCTATAAATGAGTGCTTTGGCTCAACAAAGGACGTTTTATTATGGCGTGGACTCTAGCAAAACACCAGACTAAACTTGGTTTAATTACCTCTTATACTTAATAATTTTCATATGAAATGAAGCAAATGTTACTGTGCAGTTTagtgtaaaatttaaatacattatttttaaccttgcaaatcttttcttcctaacttttttattatgaaagcttttaaacatacagaaaagttgaaagaatagtatAGTGAATATCCCacagattttctttatatttatgtgtgtacaGTTTTGCCTCTCCTATTTGAAAGTCTAACACCATGTTGTAGACATTATGACAACTAAATGTTGTAGACATTTAGTTTAcctctaaatacttcagcatgcacTCCTAAGAGTAAGATCATTCCTCAGGATAACTTCCAGTACCATTATGACAGCTAAGAGATTTAACAGTAATTTGAATATATCTAATATCTAATCTATGTTCAAATTTCTCCAGTTATTCCAAGAATTTCTTGGATCTATCCAAGATTCATGTGTTACCTTTTGTTTGTATGATTCTATACCTCTtttaatctgaaataaaatattttccttttaatttttttaatttaaattcaattaattaacatataatgtattattcgtttcagaggtagaggtcagtgattcatcagtcttacacccagtgttcattatatcacgtgccctccttaatgtccatcacccagttaccccatccccccacccggcccccctccagcaaccctcagtttgtttcctatgattaagagtcttttatggttggTTAAGTATTTTCTGAGATAAGTGATTGTAGTTTCAATATTAACCTGTTATAATTCAGCCCCTTGGGCTTTTTGAGAATGTGCATGAATGAATGTACGTGGTAAGGCAGTAAGATGGATTCTAAGAAACCAGTGGTTGTGATGCTAGAAGTAGGTATGACATGGGTTCCTTGTTACATCATCATTTTGGTTGTAATTAACTGTATTATAATACTTCAGtttacattatttattaataagGGTAATTCACTttggtatttacatttttctgtgtgtctcttagatactgtgttttttcaCTTGCCACCCAGAAATGGAAACGGAGCCACAGTGTATGGTATCTCCTGTTATCGACAGATTGAAGCCAAGGTATGGTAGTTACAatgaacaacaacagaaaacactggtattattttagatttttataaacAATTTGAAGTTGTTTTCCCAATAGTACCAGTTTATTCACATGAATGTTTTTGTAAGTTGACATGGGTAACTATAATtaccataaaatattttgtccattgTTTTTATATAGTGATACCTAAATTATCCATTTGTCTTCCAATACTGTATTTAAACTTTATAGTgtccttgaattttctttttctagtgtttggtatataatttagaaaaatgaagtgaTAATGTATGTTGTTCCTTAAGCAGCTGTTTAGAATTAGGGGAAAATACTTGAGTAGTTTTGAAATACTTGCATGTTATCTTAATTATCTACAACTAAGATTTTGTTAATTCTTAAATTACCTGCCAGCTTAATTCCTGAATTACTATAATAACTCTAATTAATAAATTCACATAAGCCAAGATGGGTAGCTTCCCCTTTCATATGGCTTGCTTCTGAGCAGCACTGGTTTTTTGTGGTGAAGACACTGAGTAAAAATCTCTTGCCTATCATGACATCATTAATACTCTAAAGTAGTGAGTGTTTCTCAACTTCAGCTATACATTGgagtcacctggagagctttaaaTACTAGAAAGGACTGGGTCCcaaccccagagattctgatttaatgtTCTGGTTCTCAGGAGTTTTaaaagctcctcaggtgattccAGTATGTAGCCAAGATTGCAAACCACTGCTctaaaacagtgatttttaaCCAGAATTACTtggagactttctttttttttaaatacatttcctgACCTTTCCTTTTGCGGTGACTAAATTAGAATCTCTGGGAGTAGGGCCTAGGCAATTATAAGTTTTAAAAGCTTCCTCAGGTGAATAATTaagttaatcttttaaaattttcattagcTTTTTTTAATGACCTTTCAAACATGCagataaattaaaagaattgTATGATGAACACCTGTATGCCCACCGTCTAGATTCAACAAATgtcagctttgtgtgtgtgtctgtatttttCCCTGAACCATTTCAAAATAAACTGCAGGTGCAAATTCCACCATACCCAAAGTAGTTAACTACTTGAAACAGCCCTTCACACACAGGGCCTAGAATATAGGACACACCtagtaaatatttacagaatgaataactgaatttaaagataaagataaaccTGAGAGTAAGAGTTAGCCTGATAGCTTTGTACATTTGATTGCTTCATATACTGTTACCCTTAATGTACATTTCTGTGAGATGAACTGAGTTGCCCCCAACCCTTTCTCGGAAATCTGTACCTTTTAGTCTCATCCCCTCTAGGTTGTGTAAACACTAGTAAAATTCTCCAAAGCTGTCAACATTAACAACAGTTGTCGTGCTCTGCATAGCCTTTAAATGGCATTTCATACTGCCTGTCTTCCTCACCCCTTGGGTCTGACCCACTCCACAATATGTTGAGGTTgccattttctccaaatttttctaTCCTCACCTGATAACCAGAGGAATGATAAGATAGGTATCCAAAGGACCTATAACGTAGGAAAAAGATTGATTCCCTTTGAATGAAAGTGAGACCTGATAGATGAATCCAATCAAGGCAGAGAGGTAGAAAACAGATTGAAGGAAGGCTCTATTCTTAGTTTAATGACTGGTCATCAGTCATCAGTCAGTTGAAGACACTGAGTCCCCTTGGTCCTCAGGACAGGTCCAAAGAGATGTCAGGCAGTACACTACAGAGGGGAAGAAAAGTTCTAACTTTCCTCACAGAATTATCTGAGATTGATCAAATGAACGCTTGTTCCTTACTAGCAGAGAACTTACAGACATCTCATGTAGTCATCCTCAGAATCATCAAGGCATGAGTTACGGCTCAGGGCTGGTCTACAATACTATTTTGCCAGGATAAACTCCAGGCAGCATTGAACCACCTTAACAAAACTGTTGCCAGTTCTTCTGTCTTGGGAGTTTTAAACTAGCCCCTTCTCACCAGGAACAGTAGTCTCTGAAAGGATGCCCATTTTCAAACCAGAATCAAGGACATTTGATTTGCATTATGGGTGTGGCAACTTACACATAAAGTATTCTCCATCATACAGTAAATTCCTTGAGAGTAGGAACTATCTCTCATGGTTACATTCCTAGTGCCACCAGATTCTGGCACAAAGTTTCCTGGCtgactcattcaataaatattttctgagattCTCAATAAATTTGGAGTTTAACTAAATGTAAGAAATTTTTTCTACCTCACtgctatttttatattgaaagataatgatttttaaatatttctatgaaatatttctAATGATGACTGTTTACATAGGCATTGAAAGTACGGCAAGCAGATATCACCAGAGAGACCGTTCAGAAAAGTGTCTGTGTTCTAAGCAAGTTGGTAAGAGACCAAATAACTCGTTAATGTGTTTGTTAAATATTCGTGTCAGATTTTTACTTGAGAATAAGGCATTATTAGAATAAGGAGAGATTTATGGAAACAGTAATAGATTAAAATTCATTAGGGGCTCTTATTCTTGTgcatctcctctttctctttgcctttcagCAGTTTTACTCTCATTTGCACCTCTACCCACAACTAGATAAGACGAAGGAAATCTCCTAACTAGGTATTTGGAAAAGAGGTTGACACTTGACCAAAATGAGGTAgctaatatatttcatttatccatttttattttgtttttaagactttggataaataatatattactaaAACTCAAAATATCATAATCGCTCAGATTTTATTGATGATATAAAAGTACATGACTTTTGCTATGAAAAATTGTAACCTTAACTTgctctttaaaaacttaaaatttggggacacctggggtggctcagtcagttaagcgtctgactcttgatttcagctcaggttatgatctcagagttgtgaggtTGAGCTcagggttgggctctgtgctcagcaggaggtcagcttgggattctctcgctccctctccccctcctcgtGTGGGcacgctcttgctctctctaaaaaatagataaaatcttggggtatctgggtggctcagatggttaagcgtctgcctttggctcatcctgggatcgagccccacatcctccctctccctctgcctctctccctactcatgctctctctctatctctgtgtctcaaatgaataaataaaatctttaaaaaaaaagagataaaatcttttaaaagtttttgaggAACAGAAATGACAATGAATTATACAATAACAatactttaaaattgtttcatCTGTGTACAATTTGATCAGATGCAAGtgtataattttaactttttattttttgaagaaaatatagaacatttatttttcataactcTTCATTAAATcatttgtaattttccttttttttattaatgggaGAATAACACCTTTACCAGTAACACCAAATGACTAATTCTACATGTAAATATAATCTCC
This region includes:
- the LOC113911795 gene encoding NADH dehydrogenase [ubiquinone] 1 beta subcomplex subunit 1-like encodes the protein MCAAEAKHPLSPIPNPIHSPEVGSKSDSWVVAALGRGVVFGVKAAALRMNIIQIVRDHWVHILVPAHGVCPWMLSRQNDEKLTAFRNKSLLFKRELRPSEEVTWK